The following proteins are encoded in a genomic region of Tigriopus californicus strain San Diego chromosome 6, Tcal_SD_v2.1, whole genome shotgun sequence:
- the LOC131881882 gene encoding uncharacterized protein LOC131881882: protein MSFTMTFNSQRSVLLIVVVVLVSHLITVIQCNVGSVQRGMQRDQSYAGESLSSLGSRSDDPISSQDLQKLKWWEDVYPSRLRSSRLPHNKRPPNLLSPGVFSFKTPTSTQYYFHDQGARIIKSSHFMKRYHLGRKISFVCVARGHPRPHITWLKDGLELNSYAGYEGVGISEWRLNGDMMKSKLEIDPAMPKDAGFYECLGDNKFAIDRRGFIAKYELN from the exons ATGTCTTTCACAATGACATTTAACAGCCAGCGAAGTGTGCTCCTCATCGTGGTGGTGGTCCTGGTTTCCCATTTGATCACGGTTATTCAATGTAACGTGGGGTCGGTCCAAAGAGGAATGCAGAGGGACCAATCGTATGCTGGAGAGAGCCTCAGCAGTCTCGGCTCCCGCAGCGATGATCCCATATCAAGTCAAGATTTGCAGAAGCTCAAATGGTGGGAGGATGTCTATCCGTCGCGACTGAGATCAAG TCGCCTTCCGCACAATAAAAGACCGCCAAACCTTCTCTCTCCCGGGgtttttagcttcaaaactCCAACCAGCACCCAGTACTATTTTCATGATCAG GGTGCCCGAATCATCAAGTCGTCTCACTTCATGAAGCGTTACCATTTGGGGAGAAAGATCAGCTTTGTATGCGTGGCCCGTGGACATCCACGGCCTCATATCACGTGGCTCAAGGATGGATTGGAATTGAACTCATATGCTGGTTATGAAGGAGTGgga ATCAGTGAATGGCGTTTGAACGGGGATATGATGAAGAGCAAGTTGGAGATTGACCCAGCGATGCCCAAGGACGCCGGATTCTATGAATGTTTGGGCGATAATAAGTTTGCCATCGATCGACGCGGATTCATCGCCAAATACGAACTGAACTAA